A single genomic interval of Penicillium psychrofluorescens genome assembly, chromosome: 2 harbors:
- a CDS encoding uncharacterized protein (ID:PFLUO_003517-T1.cds;~source:funannotate): MAQEYKLKDITSFADIAPMEKIECEVEGVPEGKVLVLKHDGQVHALGAHCTHYGAPMKLGVVAPDGRITCPWHGACFKISTGDVEDAPAPNALNKFDVFEKNGAVYIRGTEADIKAGQRNPVIKCSVSQPEERVVIVGGGSGTLGVVQTLRELKYPGHITMISREPNLIIDRTKLSKALIADASKIEWRPKEWYDEAAIETISDEVTAVDFEKKSVSTRSGKDIPYTKLVLATGGEPRLLPLPGFKAGELGNIFTLRGVADVQAILGAAGSGKKNVVVVGSSFIGMEVGNALSKDHSVTIVGMESAPMERVMGAEVGRVFQKNLEKNGIVFKLSAGVAKAEASASNAQSVGAVHLKDGTVLPADLVVLGVGVRPATDFLRDNASISLEKDGSIATDTHFAVPGLDNSVFAIGDIATFPYRGPGADVANGGSPTRIEHWNVAQNSGRGVARAIVHSRRSSLSSLPAKAFIPIFWSALGAQLRYCGNTVHGYDDVLLRGEPENGKFVAYYSKGDTIVAVATMGVDPVMAKSAELMRRGNMPSKKEIVDGVDVLQVGVPEGIRM, from the exons ATGGCTCAAGAATACAAATTGAAGGATATCACCTCCTTCGCGGACATTGCTCCCATGGAGAAAATCGAGTGCGAGGTCGAGGGTGTCCCGGAGGGAAAAGTTCTCGTTCTGAAGCATGACGGCCAGGTGCATGCCCTCGGTGCTCACTGTACGCATTACGGCGCGCCCATGAAGCTGGGTGTTGTGGCCCCCGATGGAAGGATCACTTGTCCTTGGCATGGAG CCTGCTTCAAGATCAGCACCGGAGACGTGGAAGACGCCCCCGCGCCGAACGCGCTGAACAAGTTCGATGTGTTTGAGAAGAACGGCGCCGTGTATATCCGCGGTACTGAGGCCGATATCAAGGCTGGGCAGCGGAACCCGGTCATCAAGTGCAGTGTTTCGCAGCCGGAGGAGCGAGTCGTTATTGTCGGCGG TGGAAGCGGCACCCTGGGGGTCGTGCAGACCCTGCGCGAACTAAAGTACCCAGGCCACATCACCATGATCTCTCGCGAGCCGAACCTCATCATCGACCGGACCAAGCTCTCCAAAGCCCTGATCGCAGACGCATCCAAGATCGAATGGCGGCCAAAAGAGTGGTACGACGAGGCAGCGATCGAGACAATCTCGGACGAGGTGACGGCCGTGGAtttcgagaagaagtccgTGTCCACGCGCTCCGGGAAAGACATCCCATACACGAAACTGGTTCTTGCGACGGGCGGCGAGCCGCgtctcctccctctgccgGGCTTCAAGGCCGGCGAGCTGGGCAATATCTTCACGCTGCGCGGGGTCGCCGATGTGCAGGCCATTCTTGGCGCGGCCGGctcggggaagaagaatgttgttgttgttgggagCTCGTTTATTGGGATGGAGGTCGGTAATGCCCTGTCCAAGGACCACTCCGTCACGATTGTTGGGATGGAGAGCGCGCCCATGGAGCGAGTGATGGGTGCCGAGGTCGGGCGGGTTTTCCAGAAGAATCTGGAGAAGAACGGGATCGTCTTCAAGCTGTCGGCGGGtgtggccaaggccgaggcctCTGCCTCGAATGCGCAGAGTGTCGGCGCAGTGCATCTCAAGGATGGAACCGTTCTGCCTGCCGACCTGGTCGTTCTGGGTGTGGGTGTTCGGCCCGCCACggatttcctgcgcgacAATGCCTCTATCTcgctggagaaggatggCTCCATCGCCACAGACACGCACTTCGCCGTGCCTGGTTTGGACAACTCTGTCTTTGCAATCGGTGATATCGCAACCTTCCCCTACCGCGGCCCAGGCGCCGATGTAGCCAACGGCGGCTCCCCCACGCGCATCGAGCACTGGAACGTGGCGCAGAACTCCGGCCGCGGTGTCGCGCGGGCGATCGTCCATTCTCGTCGCAGCTCGCTCTCTTCCCTACCAGCCAAGGCTTTCATCCCCATTTTCTGGTCCGCCCTTGGGGCCCAGCTGCGCTACTGCGGAAACACTGTCCATGGGTATGACGACGTCCTGCTCCGTGGGGAGCCCGAGAATGGCAAGTTCGTGGCGTACTACAGTAAAGGAGACACCATTGTTGCGGTGGCTACGATGGGCGTGGACCCGGTGATGGCCAAGTCGGCCGAGCTGATGCGGCGTGGGAACATGCCTtcgaagaaggagattgTGGATGGGGTTGATGTGCTCCAGGTTGGTGTGCCGGAGGGAATCAGGATgtga